Proteins from a genomic interval of Nitrospirota bacterium:
- a CDS encoding MBG domain-containing protein, which yields MAPVNGVCGTDNNQSLAATAPVNLCSAGNASAISGNGHPWTWNCSGLYGGSTAACLATIQTYTLTFGTDGHGTVSGTTSQTIDYGGSTVPVTASGNGGYSFLNWTGTNGFVTSTSNPLTVSNVTTSQTITANFTATPINGACGADNGQTLAATAPANLCSIGSPSAVVGSGHPWSWTCTGSNGGNAASCSAAIQTYTVTFTTDGHGTLTGSATQTVDYGASASPVTAKANSSYFFTNWTGTNGFVTSAANPLTVTGIAVSQTVTANFTGSFTIFHVNDTHARVTPHKWIVTEHGTNPPAFEDVGGAAYLASEMLQLTAEQPNSLVIDAGDISEGNPIGDMNGNGAMTQFYTMLSAKLQKQRGRGMDAVVVGNHDVRDASYISNMVALQNSGVPVISVNVRDVMTHQPFFPPYNIVTIGGTKVGILGYTTSESEVGASLSNTLEVDACDWSSTDATKIHLADYVNELRNNQGCNIVILAAHIGHSALVDPAAPLLVDDGAAKLPEAVVTGHWHSWADTVWQPSMLNYKTIFTESASYMKYIGELRLTDTGSYAGSAQHVIRDADLTPDPDTQTLIEGLTAQYNTAHPGHPVDEVIGYTADNLMLDNTMKWWSADEYPWSGNNTAGQWICDAMQWKAEQLFGQCDLAMEAGGGVRADIPAGPVTYMQIYETFPWNDDTFTRVNMTGQEIINFLKATTMDAGFSSALDVTAFDGIPTSVKFNGQPIDLNHTYTVAINNYMYAHPPTGWTWSDTAPLSSSVLCRDGIVDYMRQFTAGNPYRVGGPRYHLNTEFSGGYRAVVTMMNDNDTKPVYEYAFIRLLSATPETLARRGSNQVPADLVNEDGTINAANRLAEQELYRSYLGFKTGALRPGDIIETWGKGSFYGGNPEFVDQEGIYADGVEFRIAGHDESLAKPAFLSSIGAFWNDSYKNHYVQFLAKKAGPGTVTDQNGQTLSIMDVTGYAAKTLPGNVGDTLLISGVPTMESYGLRFRCDSAATTTAQLPSVSAVSSRLDPIPAGTTGSSLTLSATASVTNGTYYLAPVADAQVASGKPTTNYNTTNLYIQSSSMNSYGNERAWLKFDLSGIPSGATISGASLQLWDWKATGAALPAEVRGGSDDTWTETGITWNTQPALGAAALDTQTLAAATANLWYNWNVTPFVQGKWAANKLVSLVVKPVTEGAADATAPSYGFDSKEYGSNAPVLQVTMQSGGTSVTQVQFFYRYSTDNASWGAWTPVSTATAAPYTAAFGFPQGSGYYEFYSLATDSNNNVEPAPAAAPAATHYTDTPAYYPIVSLEGVYQKFDASPKQVTVFTIPDGIPVSVTYNGDSAGPISAGTYAVEAKAAQTGNTVLASGTLTVAKAEATVLFGSMDFSYNGAPRSVTVATDPAGLPITVTYNGSTTAPVAPGTYSVAAFINDVDYHGSASSTMTINSPVDVSSQFSVTTTGFSYSRAARVSTGTMTVTNISSSTVSVPLNVVLNNLTSGVILANGAGMYNGFPYIGTTGQSLAPGQSISIPLQFSNPSNVRINFAPVVYQRF from the coding sequence GTGGCGCCGGTCAACGGCGTCTGCGGCACGGACAACAACCAGAGCCTGGCGGCAACAGCACCGGTCAACCTCTGCTCCGCAGGAAATGCCTCGGCAATCAGCGGCAACGGCCACCCCTGGACCTGGAACTGCAGCGGGCTGTACGGCGGCAGCACTGCTGCTTGTTTGGCCACGATCCAGACCTACACCCTCACCTTCGGCACCGACGGCCATGGCACCGTAAGTGGGACGACTTCGCAGACCATTGACTACGGCGGTTCCACCGTACCGGTCACGGCATCGGGCAACGGCGGGTATTCCTTCCTGAACTGGACCGGGACCAACGGCTTCGTCACTTCAACGTCAAACCCGCTGACGGTAAGCAATGTCACAACCAGCCAGACCATCACTGCAAACTTCACCGCCACGCCAATCAACGGCGCCTGCGGCGCGGACAACGGCCAGACTCTGGCGGCTACGGCCCCGGCTAACCTCTGCTCAATCGGCTCTCCTTCGGCTGTCGTCGGAAGCGGCCATCCCTGGAGCTGGACATGCACAGGGAGCAACGGCGGGAACGCAGCGAGCTGTTCGGCCGCGATCCAGACCTATACCGTAACCTTTACGACGGACGGCCACGGCACGCTCACCGGGTCCGCGACGCAGACCGTCGATTACGGCGCATCGGCGTCTCCCGTAACCGCGAAGGCAAACAGCAGCTACTTCTTCACCAACTGGACCGGGACCAACGGGTTCGTGACGAGCGCGGCAAATCCTCTCACTGTAACCGGCATCGCCGTCAGCCAGACCGTCACGGCCAACTTTACCGGAAGTTTCACCATCTTCCATGTGAACGATACTCACGCGCGCGTCACGCCTCACAAATGGATCGTGACCGAGCACGGTACCAATCCACCTGCATTCGAAGATGTAGGCGGCGCAGCGTACCTGGCCTCCGAGATGCTGCAGCTCACGGCTGAGCAGCCCAATTCTCTCGTGATCGACGCGGGGGATATCTCCGAGGGGAACCCGATCGGCGACATGAACGGCAACGGCGCCATGACGCAGTTCTATACCATGCTCTCGGCAAAACTTCAGAAACAGCGCGGTCGCGGCATGGATGCGGTGGTCGTCGGCAATCACGACGTCCGAGACGCGTCTTACATTAGTAACATGGTCGCTCTCCAAAATTCGGGGGTGCCGGTGATTTCCGTGAACGTCAGGGACGTGATGACGCACCAGCCCTTCTTCCCCCCGTACAACATCGTAACCATCGGCGGCACGAAGGTCGGCATTCTCGGGTATACCACCTCCGAATCCGAGGTGGGGGCCTCGCTGTCCAACACGCTTGAGGTAGACGCCTGCGATTGGAGCAGCACCGACGCCACCAAGATCCATCTGGCCGACTACGTGAACGAACTGCGCAATAATCAGGGGTGTAATATTGTGATTCTCGCCGCTCACATAGGCCACAGCGCGCTCGTCGATCCGGCAGCGCCGCTGCTCGTCGATGACGGCGCGGCAAAGCTTCCGGAAGCGGTCGTGACCGGGCACTGGCACAGCTGGGCCGACACCGTGTGGCAGCCGTCAATGCTCAACTACAAGACGATCTTCACGGAGTCGGCCAGCTATATGAAGTACATCGGCGAGCTGCGATTGACCGACACGGGCAGCTACGCCGGATCGGCCCAGCATGTGATTCGAGACGCCGATCTTACCCCCGATCCTGATACGCAGACCCTGATCGAAGGCCTGACCGCGCAATACAATACTGCGCATCCCGGTCACCCGGTCGACGAAGTGATCGGCTACACTGCGGACAACCTGATGCTGGATAACACCATGAAATGGTGGTCGGCCGACGAGTATCCCTGGAGCGGCAACAACACCGCCGGCCAGTGGATCTGCGACGCCATGCAATGGAAGGCTGAGCAGCTATTCGGCCAGTGTGACCTCGCCATGGAGGCGGGGGGCGGCGTGCGCGCCGATATTCCTGCCGGCCCGGTGACCTATATGCAGATCTACGAAACGTTCCCCTGGAACGACGATACGTTCACCCGGGTCAACATGACCGGCCAGGAGATCATCAATTTCCTGAAAGCAACCACCATGGATGCCGGGTTCTCAAGCGCTTTGGACGTGACTGCTTTTGACGGCATCCCGACCTCGGTCAAGTTCAACGGCCAGCCTATCGACCTGAACCACACCTATACGGTGGCCATCAATAACTACATGTACGCTCATCCACCAACCGGCTGGACCTGGTCGGACACGGCCCCGCTTTCCTCAAGCGTCCTCTGCCGCGACGGCATTGTGGACTACATGCGGCAGTTCACCGCCGGCAACCCCTACCGTGTCGGCGGTCCGCGCTACCATCTGAACACCGAGTTCTCCGGCGGATACCGCGCCGTGGTCACGATGATGAACGACAACGATACCAAACCGGTTTATGAGTACGCATTCATCCGCCTCCTCAGCGCCACCCCGGAGACCCTGGCGCGCCGCGGAAGCAATCAGGTTCCTGCCGACCTCGTCAATGAAGACGGCACCATAAACGCCGCCAACCGCCTGGCCGAGCAGGAGCTTTACCGCAGCTACCTCGGGTTCAAGACCGGCGCCCTCAGGCCGGGTGACATCATCGAGACCTGGGGAAAGGGGAGCTTCTACGGCGGCAATCCCGAATTCGTGGACCAGGAGGGGATCTATGCCGACGGCGTCGAGTTCAGGATCGCAGGCCACGACGAAAGCCTCGCTAAGCCTGCCTTCCTGTCGTCCATCGGCGCGTTCTGGAATGACTCTTACAAGAACCACTATGTGCAGTTCCTGGCGAAAAAGGCGGGACCGGGCACGGTGACCGATCAGAACGGGCAGACTCTTTCGATCATGGACGTGACCGGCTATGCCGCAAAGACCCTCCCGGGGAACGTGGGCGACACGCTCCTCATCTCGGGCGTGCCCACCATGGAGAGCTACGGGCTGCGCTTCCGCTGCGACAGCGCCGCGACCACCACAGCTCAGCTGCCGTCGGTCTCCGCTGTTTCGTCCCGCCTCGATCCGATACCGGCCGGGACGACCGGATCGTCTCTTACCCTGAGCGCCACCGCCTCCGTCACCAATGGAACGTACTACCTCGCACCGGTCGCCGACGCACAGGTGGCCAGCGGCAAACCGACAACGAACTACAACACAACCAACCTCTACATACAGAGCAGCAGCATGAATTCCTATGGGAACGAGCGGGCCTGGCTGAAATTCGACCTCTCCGGCATCCCGAGCGGAGCAACGATATCCGGCGCTTCCCTTCAGCTCTGGGACTGGAAGGCCACGGGAGCGGCACTGCCGGCCGAGGTGCGGGGCGGCAGCGATGACACCTGGACGGAGACCGGCATCACCTGGAACACCCAGCCGGCTTTAGGCGCTGCGGCGCTCGATACGCAGACCCTTGCGGCAGCCACCGCCAACCTTTGGTACAACTGGAACGTCACCCCCTTCGTCCAGGGGAAATGGGCCGCCAACAAACTGGTCTCGCTCGTCGTCAAACCGGTCACCGAGGGGGCGGCTGACGCAACGGCGCCGAGCTACGGGTTCGACTCAAAGGAGTATGGGAGCAACGCTCCGGTGCTCCAGGTGACGATGCAATCGGGCGGAACGTCGGTCACGCAGGTGCAGTTCTTCTACCGCTATTCAACGGACAACGCATCCTGGGGCGCGTGGACACCGGTCTCCACTGCCACGGCAGCTCCGTACACGGCGGCCTTCGGCTTCCCGCAAGGCTCGGGCTACTACGAGTTCTACAGCTTAGCCACGGACAGCAACAACAATGTCGAACCCGCTCCGGCCGCGGCCCCGGCAGCAACGCACTATACCGACACTCCCGCCTATTACCCGATCGTCTCGCTCGAAGGGGTGTATCAGAAATTCGATGCTTCGCCGAAGCAGGTCACCGTCTTCACCATTCCGGACGGCATTCCGGTAAGCGTGACCTACAACGGAGACTCCGCCGGGCCGATCTCGGCCGGGACGTATGCGGTAGAGGCAAAGGCAGCTCAGACCGGGAATACGGTACTGGCCAGCGGCACCCTGACCGTTGCCAAAGCGGAGGCCACTGTTCTCTTCGGGAGCATGGACTTTAGCTATAATGGCGCGCCCAGGAGCGTCACGGTCGCGACCGACCCGGCAGGGCTTCCCATCACGGTAACCTACAACGGTTCAACGACCGCTCCTGTCGCTCCGGGTACGTACTCGGTCGCAGCCTTCATAAACGATGTCGACTATCATGGAAGCGCATCCAGTACCATGACCATCAACTCGCCCGTCGATGTATCTTCGCAGTTCAGCGTGACCACCACAGGGTTCAGCTACAGCCGCGCGGCACGGGTGTCCACGGGCACCATGACCGTCACCAATATCAGTTCATCGACCGTGTCCGTCCCGCTGAACGTGGTGCTGAACAACCTGACCTCCGGTGTCATACTGGCAAACGGAGCCGGCATGTACAACGGTTTTCCGTACATCGGCACGACCGGCCAGTCGCTAGCCCCCGGGCAGTCGATCAGCATCCCGCTTCAGTTCAGCAACCCGTCGAACGTGAGAATCAACTTTGCGCCCGTTGTTTACCAGCGATTCTGA
- a CDS encoding VPLPA-CTERM sorting domain-containing protein — protein sequence MTADGTLFTVDLSDNGAATTNIMASQANVTPTPIPAVAWLLGSGLMGLAGIRRRMAA from the coding sequence ATGACCGCGGATGGAACGCTCTTCACAGTTGATTTGAGCGATAATGGGGCAGCAACCACGAATATCATGGCGTCTCAGGCGAATGTTACCCCGACCCCGATCCCGGCAGTCGCCTGGCTGCTCGGCTCCGGGCTGATGGGCCTTGCGGGCATCCGCAGAAGGATGGCCGCATGA
- a CDS encoding histidine-type phosphatase, which translates to MHTLTKTCKLPDNPSVSRVAFVAIIFSICTAFQVAFFEPYGHAQNLNPAGTAITASQLTDITPQVLVSTTGFIYSRASKLYTGTMTVTNPGTNPITGPIAVSLNNLSSGVTLSNASGQYNGFPYVYQNLSLLSGGSISFPLQFSNPSNALIGFSALIYQVGPNAYLTTATPYQPQQNAASYEAEPAGFTPVFTEAVVRHGSRGQSSFDGTVYNMYLKAAADGALTPLGAQLGPDVMTMMQANALLDVGVAGITAPGYGNLSQTGIMEEQQIAARLLQRLPSYFAQLPASNRQIVMVNSGVNRAADSAGFFALSLLTNNPSLGPLILKSAPLTAYPSNKPVAQAAGVNRFLLYFHKLAAKTDLVNSASDPYYQTYQDSLTYQAYLKNANMVAKVNSILTDPDAAANARAVLEMLFTKDFVDKIDNGTYTFTNSGSYIFTTSDGSYSTTVSGDGSTTVQSLSDAANELYSFYATAPAMQNELNNMDFSKYIPAAQASVLSYLDDVQSFYQKGPGIAEDGSSTFRMAQLLINDLFNEVDAVAKGDFSHGAKLRFTHGEEIMPLASILGLKNVFVQVPNASNYSYNTNPWRGAIVSPYAANVQWDVYSNGAGTLLVKMLYNEKEADFKADCDQARYAPGSHYYDYGRLTACYNHVSN; encoded by the coding sequence ATGCATACATTGACAAAAACCTGCAAGTTGCCTGACAACCCCTCCGTCAGCAGGGTTGCTTTCGTAGCAATAATCTTTTCAATCTGCACTGCCTTTCAGGTTGCCTTTTTCGAACCTTACGGCCATGCACAGAATCTGAATCCTGCGGGAACCGCCATCACCGCGTCCCAGCTAACCGACATTACACCACAGGTCCTCGTTTCAACGACAGGGTTCATTTACAGCCGGGCATCCAAACTGTACACCGGCACGATGACCGTCACAAACCCCGGTACGAATCCGATCACCGGGCCGATAGCCGTATCACTGAACAATCTCTCCTCCGGCGTAACTCTGTCCAATGCCAGCGGACAATACAACGGATTCCCCTATGTCTATCAAAACCTGTCACTCTTGTCTGGTGGTTCGATCAGCTTTCCCCTTCAGTTCAGCAACCCATCCAATGCGCTTATCGGCTTCTCTGCGTTGATCTACCAGGTGGGGCCAAACGCCTATCTGACAACCGCCACTCCTTACCAGCCGCAGCAAAACGCGGCAAGTTACGAGGCAGAGCCGGCCGGTTTCACTCCTGTCTTCACCGAAGCGGTGGTGCGGCACGGGTCGCGCGGCCAATCCAGTTTCGACGGGACTGTTTACAACATGTATCTTAAGGCAGCCGCAGATGGCGCCCTCACTCCCCTCGGAGCCCAGCTCGGTCCGGATGTTATGACCATGATGCAGGCAAATGCGCTTTTAGACGTCGGCGTTGCAGGGATTACCGCTCCCGGCTACGGCAATCTGAGCCAGACCGGCATTATGGAAGAGCAGCAGATCGCAGCACGGCTCCTGCAGAGGCTGCCCTCCTATTTCGCCCAGCTCCCCGCAAGCAATCGCCAGATCGTCATGGTCAATTCCGGAGTGAACCGTGCAGCGGACAGCGCAGGTTTCTTCGCTCTGTCCCTCTTGACCAACAATCCATCCCTGGGACCTCTGATCTTGAAGTCAGCTCCCCTTACCGCCTATCCGTCGAACAAACCGGTGGCCCAGGCGGCAGGGGTGAACCGTTTCCTGCTCTATTTTCACAAGCTCGCTGCGAAAACCGACCTGGTGAACAGCGCCAGTGACCCTTATTACCAGACCTACCAGGACAGCCTGACTTATCAGGCATACCTCAAGAATGCGAACATGGTCGCCAAGGTCAATAGCATTCTGACTGATCCGGATGCAGCTGCCAACGCACGCGCCGTGCTGGAAATGCTGTTCACAAAGGATTTCGTGGACAAGATCGACAATGGAACCTACACTTTCACCAATTCCGGCAGCTACATATTCACCACGAGCGACGGCAGCTACTCGACGACGGTTTCAGGCGATGGCAGCACAACGGTGCAGAGCCTCTCGGACGCCGCAAACGAGCTGTACTCTTTCTATGCCACCGCACCGGCGATGCAGAACGAACTCAACAATATGGATTTTTCGAAGTACATCCCTGCCGCTCAGGCGAGCGTCCTGTCGTATCTGGACGACGTACAGAGCTTCTATCAGAAGGGCCCCGGGATCGCTGAGGACGGATCTTCCACCTTCCGGATGGCGCAGCTCCTCATAAATGACTTGTTCAATGAGGTGGACGCCGTCGCCAAGGGAGATTTCTCCCACGGCGCCAAGCTCCGCTTCACTCACGGAGAAGAGATCATGCCCCTCGCTTCCATTCTGGGGCTGAAGAACGTTTTCGTGCAGGTCCCCAACGCCAGCAACTACAGCTACAACACCAATCCCTGGCGCGGAGCAATCGTCTCGCCGTACGCTGCCAATGTGCAGTGGGATGTTTACAGCAACGGGGCCGGAACGCTGTTGGTCAAGATGCTTTACAACGAAAAGGAAGCCGACTTCAAAGCTGACTGCGATCAAGCCCGGTATGCCCCCGGCAGCCACTACTACGACTACGGTAGGCTGACGGCCTGCTACAATCATGTTTCAAATTGA
- a CDS encoding NF038129 family PEP-CTERM protein: protein MKRHIVKLLVFAVIMFAATSAFADYSYNFDVNTSSVSGQTGYLELQFNPGLNPGVASAVISNFTSDATLAAGSQQVTGAVTGALPGAVTISNTTGWNDYYQQITFGSSVQFALNLSGSAHNSFALSFYGADGFTPLLTNDSTNGFATTVDLNANGAVVNNLSSQVAVAATPIPAAAWLLGSGLMGLAGIRRRMAA from the coding sequence ATGAAACGTCATATTGTCAAACTTCTCGTCTTTGCGGTGATCATGTTTGCAGCCACGTCGGCCTTCGCGGATTATTCCTACAATTTCGACGTGAACACATCGTCCGTTTCCGGTCAAACCGGGTATCTGGAGCTCCAGTTCAACCCGGGGCTCAATCCGGGCGTGGCCAGCGCCGTCATTTCAAACTTCACTTCCGATGCAACGCTTGCCGCCGGTTCCCAGCAAGTAACGGGCGCTGTCACAGGCGCGCTCCCCGGGGCGGTAACGATCAGCAACACCACCGGATGGAACGACTACTATCAGCAGATCACCTTCGGCAGCAGTGTCCAGTTTGCTCTCAATCTGTCCGGAAGCGCTCATAACTCGTTCGCGCTGTCCTTTTACGGAGCAGATGGCTTCACGCCGCTGCTCACGAACGATTCGACGAATGGTTTCGCAACCACCGTTGACCTGAATGCAAACGGTGCTGTTGTGAACAACCTGAGCAGCCAGGTTGCCGTGGCTGCGACCCCGATCCCGGCAGCCGCCTGGCTGCTTGGCTCCGGGCTGATGGGCCTTGCGGGCATCCGCAGAAGGATGGCCGCGTAA
- a CDS encoding metallophosphoesterase family protein, whose translation MNTMTKKALSGLVFVLAITVFSTAAFAGILKHPYMIYPGQNTQMQILWQDNASEATNVLSWGPDTTYSMGTVTVPEYGSANQHAYTIAGLTPNTKYYYQVADQTNGLYGAGSFITAPDNSVTAIRFLGMGDSRSQPFALDNLMQAMKSFYSQPGNEDYQRLVIHNGDWVSTDGESYWTSQWFDPTKIDVVAFTANTPINGCKGNHDNSGSYPNGKSTYFPKYFPFPYQNATPVFDPATVQAYNNLYWSFDYGPVHFTVVDNYSNLAAGSAQYNWVVNDLASTTKPWKIMIYHEPAYSAGSDGDNSNVRVLEPLVTQYGVDLIYCGHSHNYARTGAYTLAQANGDQIALNVPHITSGGGGAPVYQPDMTNAGSYPHVITAWPAFEFMTFDVEGKTLTMTSYQVNNVSTTAIQSAATLTLSPIETIVLNHFTNVSPQVSATSTGFLYSRATKLYAGNLTITNNGPDLTGNVHVVLDGILNLQGIGNADNQYSTTTPKLTSKIANKPATGKGSSDPGLIANVTLVNATGSNNGEPMIQVSANGLASGASITVPLQFSNPANATITFNPVVLQE comes from the coding sequence ATGAATACCATGACGAAAAAGGCATTGTCCGGCCTGGTCTTCGTGCTGGCCATTACCGTGTTCAGCACGGCGGCCTTCGCCGGCATTCTGAAACACCCCTATATGATCTACCCGGGGCAGAATACTCAGATGCAGATCCTCTGGCAGGACAACGCCAGCGAGGCAACGAACGTGCTCAGCTGGGGCCCCGACACGACCTACAGCATGGGGACAGTAACGGTACCCGAGTACGGAAGCGCCAATCAGCACGCCTATACGATCGCCGGTCTGACGCCGAATACGAAATACTACTATCAGGTGGCTGACCAGACCAACGGCCTCTACGGAGCCGGATCATTCATCACCGCGCCCGACAACAGCGTAACGGCGATACGGTTCCTCGGCATGGGGGACTCAAGGAGCCAACCCTTTGCCCTGGATAACTTGATGCAGGCGATGAAGAGCTTTTATTCACAGCCGGGCAACGAAGACTATCAGCGCTTGGTTATTCACAATGGGGACTGGGTGAGCACCGACGGAGAAAGCTACTGGACGTCCCAGTGGTTCGACCCGACCAAGATTGACGTCGTCGCGTTCACGGCGAATACGCCCATCAATGGGTGCAAAGGCAACCACGACAACAGCGGAAGCTACCCCAACGGGAAGAGCACCTACTTCCCCAAGTATTTCCCCTTCCCTTATCAGAACGCAACCCCTGTTTTCGACCCGGCTACGGTCCAGGCGTACAATAACCTGTACTGGTCATTTGATTACGGCCCGGTCCACTTCACCGTTGTTGACAACTACTCGAACCTTGCTGCTGGCTCCGCCCAGTACAACTGGGTCGTCAATGACCTCGCCTCAACCACAAAGCCGTGGAAGATCATGATCTACCACGAACCAGCCTATTCCGCGGGCAGCGATGGCGACAACAGCAACGTGAGGGTGCTCGAACCCCTCGTCACCCAGTATGGTGTGGACCTGATCTACTGCGGACACAGCCACAACTATGCCCGCACCGGGGCCTATACCCTCGCCCAGGCAAACGGTGACCAGATTGCCCTGAACGTGCCGCACATCACTAGCGGCGGCGGCGGCGCGCCTGTGTATCAGCCCGATATGACAAATGCGGGGAGCTATCCGCACGTTATCACGGCCTGGCCGGCTTTCGAATTCATGACCTTCGACGTGGAGGGGAAAACCCTCACGATGACTTCCTACCAGGTCAATAACGTGAGCACGACCGCTATTCAGTCGGCAGCGACGTTGACCCTTTCACCGATCGAGACGATCGTCCTGAACCACTTCACCAACGTCTCGCCGCAGGTCAGCGCGACAAGCACCGGTTTCCTTTACAGCCGTGCCACCAAGCTTTATGCAGGCAACCTGACCATCACCAATAACGGCCCCGACCTCACCGGCAACGTCCACGTTGTCCTGGACGGCATCCTTAACCTCCAGGGGATCGGCAACGCAGATAACCAGTACAGCACGACCACCCCGAAACTTACTTCGAAAATCGCCAATAAACCGGCCACGGGAAAAGGAAGCAGTGATCCCGGCCTTATCGCGAATGTCACACTGGTCAATGCAACGGGCTCGAACAACGGCGAACCGATGATACAGGTTTCGGCCAACGGTCTTGCTTCCGGAGCTTCGATCACCGTGCCGCTGCAGTTCAGCAACCCGGCTAACGCCACAATCACATTTAACCCTGTCGTGTTACAGGAATAG
- a CDS encoding pentapeptide repeat-containing protein, which yields MKRRTAALLGMTTLCVFLMGGVVYGFEQADLDRLRATNQCPQCDLSGADLNGINLEGRDLNGADLSKANLKGANLKGADVDGANLNGTDLSGANLSGTDLSGANLSGTNLSGVNLEGQDLSGVDLSKADLKGTNLSKANLKGANLSWANLDGANLNGADMSETNLDNALLTDAKQVDLDQ from the coding sequence ATGAAGAGAAGGACTGCAGCACTGCTGGGGATGACCACCCTTTGCGTTTTTCTAATGGGCGGTGTCGTGTACGGTTTCGAGCAGGCTGATCTGGATAGATTGAGGGCAACCAATCAATGTCCCCAGTGCGACCTGAGCGGGGCGGACCTGAACGGGATTAACCTGGAGGGGCGGGACCTGAACGGGGCGGACCTGAGCAAAGCGAACCTGAAAGGGGCGAACCTGAAAGGGGCGGACGTGGACGGGGCAAACCTGAATGGGACGGACCTGAGCGGGGCGAACCTGAGCGGGACGGACCTGAGCGGGGCGAACCTGAGCGGGACGAACCTGAGCGGAGTGAATCTGGAGGGGCAGGACCTTAGTGGAGTGGACCTGAGCAAGGCAGACCTGAAAGGGACAAACCTGAGCAAGGCAAACCTGAAAGGGGCGAACCTGAGTTGGGCGAACCTGGACGGAGCGAACCTGAACGGGGCGGACATGAGCGAGACAAACCTGGATAACGCATTGTTGACGGACGCAAAACAGGTAGACCTGGATCAATAG
- a CDS encoding alkaline phosphatase family protein — MPNFYRYARVIALSAALIFCTRFVQAADPKTDALQSKINHVIVIYQENWSFDGLYGKFPGANGLANAGDAVNQVDKEGKPLKTLKRPLDTSLKPPVDDLRFPEQMPAKPYDLAQYVPWNEKTGDLVHRFYQNQLQIDGGKMDKFAAWSDNPGLVMSYVDASDLPEGRLAKQYTIADNFFQAAFGGSFLNHFWLVCACTPVWPDAPTSMRVKLDLKGVLEKDGAVTPDGFVVNTAYSVNQPHPDSAKDLVPLQTQPTIGDLLSAKSVSWTWYSGGWNDALAGKPAGDFQFHHQPFAYFANFADNTPAKATHLKDEKEFITDLKKGALASVTFIKPNGSYNEHPGYAALLFGQQHVAELVKAVQESPYWNDSVIIITYDENGGRWDHVAPPKSDRWGPGARVPAIIISPFAKKGFVDHTEYDTTSILKLIERRWNLMPLGSRDAAANDLTNALDLASAPLSSPAR, encoded by the coding sequence ATGCCCAATTTCTATCGCTACGCAAGGGTTATTGCATTGTCTGCGGCGCTGATTTTTTGCACACGGTTCGTGCAAGCCGCGGACCCAAAAACGGATGCGCTCCAGTCGAAAATCAATCATGTCATCGTCATCTACCAGGAGAACTGGAGCTTTGACGGCCTTTACGGCAAGTTTCCCGGCGCGAACGGTCTCGCGAATGCGGGAGATGCGGTGAATCAGGTGGACAAGGAGGGCAAGCCGCTGAAAACTCTCAAGCGGCCGTTGGACACCAGTCTGAAGCCTCCCGTGGATGACCTTCGTTTTCCAGAGCAGATGCCGGCAAAGCCGTACGATCTGGCCCAATATGTTCCCTGGAACGAAAAAACAGGGGACCTCGTGCATCGCTTCTACCAGAATCAGCTCCAGATCGATGGAGGCAAAATGGACAAGTTCGCGGCCTGGAGCGACAATCCCGGACTCGTCATGAGCTATGTTGATGCCAGCGACCTGCCCGAGGGAAGGCTGGCTAAGCAATACACGATCGCCGACAATTTCTTTCAGGCGGCCTTCGGCGGCTCGTTTTTAAACCATTTTTGGCTTGTCTGCGCCTGCACACCGGTCTGGCCTGACGCGCCGACCTCGATGAGAGTAAAACTCGATCTGAAGGGGGTCCTTGAAAAAGACGGCGCCGTAACGCCTGACGGCTTCGTGGTCAATACCGCCTACTCCGTAAACCAGCCTCACCCGGACAGCGCAAAGGACCTTGTCCCCCTTCAGACCCAGCCGACAATCGGAGACCTGCTATCGGCGAAGAGCGTTTCCTGGACATGGTATTCCGGCGGATGGAACGACGCCCTCGCCGGAAAACCGGCCGGAGATTTTCAGTTCCATCACCAGCCTTTTGCCTATTTCGCAAATTTCGCCGACAACACACCGGCCAAGGCAACGCATCTCAAGGACGAGAAGGAATTTATCACGGACCTGAAAAAAGGCGCATTGGCCTCGGTGACCTTCATCAAGCCGAACGGCTCCTACAACGAACATCCCGGGTATGCCGCGCTCCTTTTCGGCCAGCAGCACGTGGCGGAACTCGTCAAGGCCGTGCAGGAAAGCCCTTATTGGAACGACAGCGTGATCATCATCACCTATGACGAGAACGGCGGCCGGTGGGACCATGTGGCCCCTCCGAAGAGTGACCGTTGGGGACCTGGCGCGAGAGTGCCTGCAATCATCATATCTCCCTTTGCCAAGAAAGGGTTTGTCGATCACACAGAGTACGACACGACATCTATTCTGAAGCTTATCGAACGCCGATGGAATCTGATGCCCTTGGGCTCGCGCGACGCAGCGGCAAACGACCTGACTAATGCCCTCGACCTGGCATCGGCTCCGCTGTCGTCGCCGGCACGCTAA